In the genome of Xenopus laevis strain J_2021 chromosome 1S, Xenopus_laevis_v10.1, whole genome shotgun sequence, one region contains:
- the MGC84818 gene encoding crystallin, beta B2 like (The RefSeq protein has 1 substitution compared to this genomic sequence), whose protein sequence is MEQNINITMASDHQTSGTKQQQNAKLVIYEQENFQGRSHELNGACTSLKETGMEKVGSILVHSGPWVGYDQQNCKGEQFVFEKGEYPRWDSWTNNRRTDSISSMRPIKIDSQEHKIVLYENPNFSGKKIEIIDDDVPSFHAHGYQEKVSSARVQSGTWVGYQYPGYRGYQYLFEKGDYKDSSDFGAQHPQIQSVRRIQDMQWHQRGTFHPTN, encoded by the exons ACG GAACAGAACATCAACATAACAATGGCATCTGATCATCAAACTTCAGGCACCAAACAGCAACAGAATGCCAAG CTTGTTATCTATGAGCAAGAAAACTTCCAAGGCCGCAGCCATGAACTTAATGGAGCCTGTACCAGCCTAAAGGAGACTGGCATGGAGAAAGTTGGCTCCATTCTTGTGCACTCTGGACC ATGGGTAGGATACGATCAACAGAACTGCAAAGGGGAGCAGTTTGTCTTTGAGAAGGGAGAATACCCACGCTGGGACTCCTGGACCAACAACAGAAGGACTGACAGCATCTCTTCCATGAGACCAATTAAAATT GATAGCCAAGAGCACAAGATTGTCCTCTATGAAAACCCAAATTTTAGTGGGAAGAAAATTGAGATTATTGATGATGATGTGCCTAGTTTCCATGCTCATGGTTATCAAGAAAAAGTGTCTTCTGCTAGAGTGCAAAGTGGAAC GTGGGTTGGCTATCAATACCCAGGTTACAGAGGATACCAGTACCTGTTTGAGAAAGGGGACTACAAGGACAGCTCAGATTTTGGCGCCCAGCACCCCCAGATCCAGTCTGTGAGGCGCATACAGGATATGCAGTGGCACCAGAGAGGAACCTTCCACCCTACCAATTAA